In Macadamia integrifolia cultivar HAES 741 chromosome 13, SCU_Mint_v3, whole genome shotgun sequence, one DNA window encodes the following:
- the LOC122059213 gene encoding uncharacterized protein LOC122059213 yields METACRFERMVHARIKTEAETKRIRGKPLKVRGQLKVASKNARVEEEKADATERRVEVLVAQMALQLQDLVKAKETLQAKVTETQESLKKLKEEHAARVRAMEDKHRAELKVALKNMVEGYVVTLEGEAWLIDLNTTSFNLGSDTTANFALCKCPSLNFFDNKHYIAPPPESSVLPTSPDEHGAVEVAVPRKSDE; encoded by the coding sequence ATGGAGACAGCTTGTCGATTCGAGCGGATGGTGCATGCTCGCATAAAGACCGAAGCTGAGACAAAAAGGATCCGAGGGAAGCCATTGAAGGTTAGGGGTCAGCTCAAGGTGGCTAGCAAGAATGCCCGTGTTGAGGAAGAGAAGGCCGATGCTACAGAGAGAAGGGTAGAGGTCCTAGTGGCTCAGATGGCCTTGCAACTCCAAGACTTGGTGAAGGCTAAGGAGACACTCCAGGCTAAGGTCACAGAGACCCAAGAGAGCTTAAAAAAGCTGAAGGAGGAACACGCTGCTCGGGTGAGggccatggaggataagcaccGAGCTGAGCTAAAGGTTGCTTTGAAGAATATGGTGGAGGGGTATGTTGTTACTCTGGAAGGGGAAGCGTGGCTAATCGATCTGAACACCACCTCGTTCAACCTCGGCTCAGACACCACGGCGAATTTCGCTCTGTGCAAATGCCCCTCCCTCAACTTTTTTGACAATAAGCATTACATTGCTCCTCCTCCTGAGTCTTCTGTGCTTCCTACTAGTCCAGATGAGCATGGGGCAGTTGAAGTCGCCGTCCCGAGGAAGTCCGATGAGTGA